From a single Polynucleobacter asymbioticus QLW-P1DMWA-1 genomic region:
- the purU gene encoding formyltetrahydrofolate deformylase, with protein MTTENYYLTLTCPNKPGIIAAVSTYIFQAGGDIEEAQQFDDKASKQFFMRVSFSCPTDGNTLRSGFIEIAKRFELTWDLRAVKDLKRVLIMASKLDHCLVDLLYRWRIGELPMIICGIVSNHPREVYASIDFADIPFYHLPVTAETKPAQEAKLLEIIADNKVDMVILARYMQILSDNLSSELSGRCINVHHSFLPSFKGAKPYHQAHARGIKLIGATAHFVTSDLDEGPIIEQDVTRVTHGDTPEDLVRKGRDLERTVLSRALRYYLHDRVLINGATSVVFSD; from the coding sequence ATGACAACAGAAAACTACTACCTCACTCTCACCTGCCCTAATAAGCCCGGCATTATTGCTGCGGTATCAACTTATATTTTTCAGGCTGGCGGAGATATTGAAGAGGCACAACAGTTTGATGACAAAGCCTCTAAACAATTTTTCATGCGCGTTAGCTTTAGTTGCCCGACTGACGGTAATACCCTCAGATCTGGATTTATAGAAATTGCTAAGCGCTTTGAACTGACTTGGGATTTGCGTGCAGTAAAAGATCTCAAACGCGTTCTGATCATGGCCTCCAAATTAGATCATTGCTTAGTTGATCTTTTATATCGCTGGCGTATCGGTGAGCTACCGATGATTATTTGCGGGATTGTTTCCAATCACCCACGTGAGGTCTATGCCAGCATAGATTTTGCAGATATCCCCTTCTACCATTTACCTGTTACTGCCGAGACTAAGCCTGCGCAAGAGGCCAAGCTCTTGGAAATTATTGCCGATAACAAAGTAGATATGGTGATCTTGGCTCGTTATATGCAAATTCTGTCGGATAACTTATCATCCGAGTTATCAGGACGATGCATCAACGTACACCACTCCTTTTTACCAAGCTTTAAGGGTGCAAAACCCTACCACCAAGCACATGCTCGTGGCATCAAGTTGATTGGCGCAACCGCCCACTTTGTTACCAGCGATTTGGATGAAGGCCCCATCATTGAGCAAGACGTTACTCGAGTCACTCACGGGGATACACCCGAAGATTTGGTACGCAAAGGCAGAGATTTGGAGCGCACTGTGTTGTCACGTGCGCTTCGCTATTACCTACATGACCGCGTATTAATTAATGGCGCAACCTCAGTCGTCTTTTCTGACTAA